From Streptomyces fungicidicus, one genomic window encodes:
- a CDS encoding nucleotide pyrophosphatase/phosphodiesterase family protein yields the protein MSDPTPLLVLDVVGLTPRLLDHMPHLKRLGQSGSRAPLGTVLPAVTCAAQSTFLTGTMPSEHGIVGNGWYFRELGDVLLWRQHNGLVAGDKIWDAARRAHPGYTVANICWWYAMGADTDITVTPRPVYYADGRKEPDCYTRPPALHDELTQELGTFPLFHFWGPGADLVSSQWIIDATRHIMRTRHPDLTLCYLPHLDYDLQRYGPDDPRSLRAAADLDAALAPLLDDARAEGRTVVALSEYGITRVNRPVDINRALRRAGLLEVHTQDGMEYLDPMASRAFAVADHQLAHVYVRRPEDLDATRAALDGLPGIDVLLDDEGKKSHHLDHPRAGELVAVAEPDAWFTYYYWLDDDRAPDFAQLVEIHRKPGYDPVELFMDPLDPYVKVKAATALARKKLGMRYRMAVVPLDASPIRGSHGRLPASDDDGPLLICSTPRAVGDRVAATDVKQLLLRLAGLG from the coding sequence ATGAGCGACCCCACCCCCCTTCTCGTCCTGGACGTCGTGGGCCTCACCCCCCGTCTCCTCGACCACATGCCGCACCTCAAGAGGCTCGGCCAGTCCGGCTCCCGCGCCCCGCTCGGCACCGTGCTGCCCGCCGTCACCTGCGCCGCCCAGTCCACCTTCCTCACCGGCACCATGCCCTCGGAGCACGGCATCGTGGGCAACGGCTGGTACTTCCGCGAACTCGGCGACGTACTGCTGTGGCGGCAGCACAACGGTCTCGTCGCCGGCGACAAGATCTGGGACGCCGCCCGCCGCGCCCACCCCGGCTACACCGTCGCCAACATCTGCTGGTGGTACGCCATGGGCGCCGACACCGACATCACCGTCACCCCCCGGCCGGTCTACTACGCTGACGGCCGCAAGGAACCCGACTGCTACACCCGGCCGCCGGCACTGCACGACGAACTCACCCAGGAACTCGGCACCTTCCCCCTCTTCCACTTCTGGGGCCCCGGCGCCGACCTGGTCTCCAGCCAGTGGATCATCGACGCCACCCGCCACATCATGCGCACCCGGCACCCGGACCTGACGCTCTGCTACCTCCCGCACCTCGACTACGACCTGCAGCGCTACGGCCCCGACGACCCGCGCTCCCTCCGGGCGGCCGCCGACCTCGACGCCGCCCTGGCCCCGCTCCTCGACGACGCCCGCGCCGAGGGCCGTACCGTCGTCGCCCTGTCCGAGTACGGCATCACCCGCGTGAACCGGCCCGTGGACATCAACCGCGCCCTGCGCCGCGCGGGCCTCCTCGAGGTGCACACCCAGGACGGCATGGAATACCTCGACCCGATGGCCTCCCGCGCCTTCGCGGTCGCCGACCACCAGCTCGCCCACGTCTACGTGCGCCGCCCCGAGGACCTCGACGCCACCCGCGCCGCCCTCGACGGACTGCCCGGCATCGACGTGCTCCTCGACGACGAGGGCAAGAAGAGCCACCACCTCGACCATCCCCGCGCCGGCGAACTCGTCGCCGTCGCGGAACCCGACGCCTGGTTCACCTACTACTACTGGCTCGACGACGACCGCGCTCCCGACTTCGCGCAGCTCGTCGAGATCCACCGCAAACCCGGCTACGACCCGGTCGAACTCTTCATGGACCCCCTCGACCCTTACGTCAAGGTCAAGGCGGCCACCGCACTGGCGCGCAAGAAGCTCGGCATGCGCTACCGCATGGCCGTCGTGCCCCTGGACGCCTCACCTATCAGGGGCAGCCACGGCCGCCTCCCCGCGAGCGACGACGACGGTCCGCTCCTCATCTGCTCCACCCCCCGCGCCGTCGGAGACCGCGTCGCGGCCACCGACGTGAAACAACTCCTGCTCCGGCTGGCCGGACTCGGCTGA
- the frc gene encoding formyl-CoA transferase, with translation MTPKALEGIRVLDMTHVQSGPSATQLLAWLGADVVKLEAPTGDITRKQLRDLPDVDSLYFTMLNCNKRSITLNTKTERGKEILTELIRRSDVMVENFGPGAIDRMGFTWDRVREINPRIVYASIKGFGDGPYTGFKAYEVVAQAMGGSMSTTGFEDGPPLATGAQIGDSGTGVHAVAGILAALLQRERTGRGQRVNVAMQHAVLNLCRVKLRDQQRLAHGPLAEYPNEDFGDEVPRSGNASGGGQPGWAVKCAPGGPNDYVYVIVQPVGWKPLSELIGRPELAEDPEWATPEARLPQLNKMFQLIEEWSSTLPKWEVLERLNAHNIPCGPILSTKEIIEDRSLADNGMVVTVPHPERGEFVTVGSPLKLSDSPVDVRSSPLLGEHNEEVYVGELGLGDEELRLLKSNGVI, from the coding sequence ATGACCCCCAAGGCACTTGAGGGCATCCGCGTCCTGGACATGACGCACGTCCAGTCCGGGCCCTCCGCGACGCAACTGCTGGCCTGGCTCGGCGCGGACGTCGTCAAACTGGAGGCGCCCACCGGCGACATCACGCGCAAGCAGCTGCGCGACCTGCCGGACGTCGACTCCCTCTACTTCACGATGCTGAACTGCAACAAGCGGAGCATCACCCTGAACACCAAGACCGAGCGCGGCAAGGAGATCCTCACCGAGCTGATCCGGCGCTCGGACGTCATGGTCGAGAACTTCGGGCCGGGCGCCATCGACCGGATGGGCTTCACCTGGGACCGCGTCCGGGAGATCAACCCGCGAATCGTCTACGCCTCCATCAAGGGCTTCGGGGACGGCCCGTACACCGGGTTCAAGGCGTACGAGGTCGTCGCGCAGGCCATGGGCGGGTCGATGTCGACCACCGGCTTCGAGGACGGGCCGCCGCTGGCGACGGGCGCCCAGATCGGGGACTCGGGCACGGGTGTGCACGCGGTGGCCGGCATCCTCGCCGCCCTGCTGCAGCGGGAGCGCACCGGGCGCGGGCAGCGGGTGAACGTGGCCATGCAGCACGCGGTGCTCAACCTCTGCCGGGTGAAGCTGCGCGACCAACAAAGGCTGGCCCACGGTCCGCTCGCCGAATACCCCAACGAGGACTTCGGCGACGAGGTCCCCCGCTCCGGGAACGCCTCCGGCGGCGGGCAGCCCGGCTGGGCGGTCAAGTGCGCGCCGGGCGGGCCCAACGACTACGTGTACGTCATCGTGCAGCCCGTCGGCTGGAAGCCGCTGAGCGAGCTGATCGGCCGGCCGGAGCTGGCCGAGGACCCCGAGTGGGCGACGCCGGAGGCGCGGCTGCCCCAGCTGAACAAGATGTTCCAGCTGATCGAGGAGTGGTCCTCGACCCTGCCCAAGTGGGAGGTGCTGGAGCGGCTGAACGCCCACAACATCCCCTGCGGGCCGATCCTTTCGACCAAGGAGATCATCGAGGACCGCTCGCTGGCCGACAACGGGATGGTGGTCACCGTCCCGCACCCCGAGCGCGGCGAGTTCGTCACCGTCGGCAGCCCGCTGAAGCTCTCCGACTCCCCCGTGGACGTGCGCAGTTCCCCGCTGCTGGGCGAGCACAACGAAGAGGTGTACGTCGGCGAACTCGGCCTCGGTGACGAGGAGCTGCGCCTGCTCAAGTCGAACGGAGTGATCTGA
- a CDS encoding thiamine pyrophosphate-binding protein yields the protein MPDDTQDVISGGHLVAKALKAEGIDRIYTLCGGHIIDIYDGCVDEGIEVVDVRHEQVAAHAADGYARLTGKPGCAVVTAGPGTTDAVTGVANAFRAESPMLLIGGQGARTQHKMGSLQDLPHVDMMSPITKFAATVPDTARAADMVSMAFRECYHGAPGPSFLEIPRDVLDAKVPASKARVPREGAYRASTRSAGDPEAIEKLADLLVHAERPAILLGSQVWTTRGTEAAVELVRTLNIPAYMNGAGRGTLPPGDPHHFQLSRRYAFSHADVIVIVGTPFDFRMGYGKRLSPDATVVQIDLDYRTVGKNRDIDLGVVGDAGLVLRSVTEAASGRVNGGASRRKEWLDELRAAEQTALDKRLPQLRSDASPIHPYRLVSEINDFLTEDSVYIGDGGDIVTFSGQVVQPKSPGHWMDPGPLGTLGVGVPFVLAAKQARPDKEVVALFGDGAFSLTGWDFETLVRYDLPFVGIVGNNSSMNQIRYGQAAKYGKERERVGNTLGDVRYDEFARMLGGHGEEVRDPADIGPALRRARESGKPSLVNVWVDPDAYAPGTMNQTMYK from the coding sequence ATGCCCGACGACACCCAGGACGTCATCTCCGGCGGTCATCTCGTCGCCAAGGCACTCAAGGCCGAGGGCATCGACCGCATCTACACGCTGTGCGGCGGCCACATCATCGACATCTACGACGGCTGCGTCGACGAGGGCATCGAGGTGGTCGACGTACGGCACGAACAGGTGGCCGCGCACGCCGCCGACGGTTACGCGCGGCTCACCGGCAAGCCCGGCTGCGCCGTCGTCACCGCCGGTCCGGGGACCACCGACGCCGTCACCGGAGTCGCCAACGCCTTCCGCGCGGAGTCCCCGATGCTGCTGATCGGCGGTCAGGGAGCCCGCACCCAGCACAAGATGGGGTCCCTGCAGGACCTGCCGCACGTCGACATGATGAGCCCCATCACCAAGTTCGCGGCGACCGTGCCCGACACGGCGCGCGCGGCGGACATGGTGTCGATGGCCTTCCGCGAGTGCTACCACGGCGCTCCCGGACCCTCCTTCCTGGAGATCCCGCGCGACGTGCTGGACGCCAAGGTGCCGGCGTCGAAGGCGCGCGTGCCGCGGGAGGGCGCCTACCGGGCCTCGACCCGCTCGGCCGGCGACCCCGAGGCGATCGAGAAGCTGGCGGACCTGCTGGTGCACGCCGAGAGGCCGGCCATCCTGCTCGGCAGTCAGGTGTGGACGACGCGGGGCACCGAGGCCGCCGTCGAGCTGGTGCGCACGCTCAACATCCCCGCGTACATGAACGGAGCGGGGCGCGGCACGCTCCCGCCCGGCGACCCGCACCACTTCCAGCTGTCCCGCCGGTACGCCTTCTCCCACGCCGACGTCATCGTGATCGTCGGTACGCCCTTCGACTTCCGCATGGGCTACGGCAAGCGCCTCTCCCCCGACGCCACCGTCGTGCAGATCGACCTCGACTACCGCACGGTCGGCAAGAACCGCGACATCGACCTCGGCGTCGTGGGCGACGCGGGACTGGTGCTGAGGTCGGTGACCGAGGCGGCCTCCGGACGGGTGAACGGCGGCGCGTCCCGGCGCAAGGAGTGGCTGGACGAGCTGCGCGCCGCCGAGCAGACCGCCCTGGACAAGCGGCTGCCGCAGCTGCGGTCGGACGCCTCCCCCATCCACCCCTACCGGCTGGTCAGCGAGATCAACGACTTCCTCACCGAGGACTCGGTCTACATCGGGGACGGCGGCGACATCGTCACCTTCTCCGGGCAGGTCGTGCAGCCAAAGTCGCCCGGCCACTGGATGGATCCGGGACCGCTGGGCACCCTCGGCGTCGGCGTGCCGTTCGTGCTCGCCGCCAAGCAGGCCCGGCCCGACAAGGAGGTCGTCGCGCTCTTCGGCGACGGCGCCTTCTCCCTCACCGGCTGGGACTTCGAGACCCTGGTCCGCTACGACCTGCCCTTCGTCGGCATCGTCGGCAACAACTCCTCGATGAACCAGATCCGTTACGGGCAGGCCGCCAAGTACGGCAAGGAACGCGAGCGGGTCGGCAACACCCTCGGCGACGTCCGCTACGACGAGTTCGCGCGGATGCTGGGCGGCCACGGCGAGGAGGTCCGCGACCCCGCCGACATCGGCCCCGCGCTGCGCCGGGCGCGCGAGTCCGGCAAGCCGTCGCTGGTCAACGTCTGGGTGGACCCCGACGCGTACGCCCCCGGAACCATGAACCAGACCATGTACAAGTGA
- a CDS encoding OFA family MFS transporter: MTTTDVTRVAIHREVTDRNGRVYRVGESDIDIMGRKRKWMVILPWIGMMGISSAEYAFASAESTLHEAHNWSSGSIYWMMTAWIFCQAAVAFPAGRLRENGRLPARWAMMLGSVGTLLGYLSLAYAPNVAVAFIGFGVFSGMGAGMVYATCVNMVGKWYPERRGGKTGFVNGGFAYGSVPFVFIFHGYMDGSNFRWVLVSAGVFLAATVALAGFYFRDPPKNWWPASVDPLNPPDDPRARRSLEKNPPATKQYSPMEAWRTGRVALMWFCLACTSGVNIFGIAFQVDIGEEAGFAAGVVATAMSLKAIVNGTGRGVIGWLSDLYGRKQCLLHVCAILGLAQFGIIWSAEIGNLPLFLFFSAVSGFGGGAIFPMFAALTADYFGENNNATNYGMVYSSKLVSGLGAGMGAVVVGAWGYNGAFTLAGCISIFAGIVALFLRPPGRDRDRRVTPNPRPLGEG, from the coding sequence ATGACAACCACCGATGTCACACGGGTCGCCATCCACCGGGAGGTGACCGACAGGAACGGACGCGTCTACCGCGTGGGCGAGTCCGACATCGACATCATGGGGCGCAAACGCAAGTGGATGGTGATCCTGCCCTGGATCGGCATGATGGGCATCTCCTCCGCCGAGTACGCGTTCGCGTCCGCCGAGAGCACGCTGCACGAGGCCCACAACTGGTCCAGCGGCAGCATCTACTGGATGATGACCGCCTGGATCTTCTGCCAGGCCGCGGTCGCCTTCCCGGCGGGGCGGCTGCGGGAGAACGGCAGACTCCCCGCGCGCTGGGCGATGATGCTGGGCTCGGTCGGCACACTGCTCGGCTATCTGTCCCTGGCGTACGCGCCGAACGTCGCGGTCGCCTTCATCGGCTTCGGCGTGTTCAGCGGCATGGGCGCCGGCATGGTGTACGCGACCTGCGTCAACATGGTCGGCAAGTGGTACCCGGAGCGCCGGGGAGGCAAGACGGGCTTCGTCAACGGCGGTTTCGCCTACGGCTCGGTGCCGTTCGTCTTCATCTTCCACGGCTACATGGACGGCTCCAACTTCCGCTGGGTGCTGGTCTCGGCGGGTGTGTTCCTCGCCGCCACGGTGGCTCTCGCCGGCTTCTACTTCCGGGACCCGCCGAAGAACTGGTGGCCGGCCTCCGTCGACCCGCTGAACCCGCCGGACGACCCCCGGGCACGGCGTTCGCTGGAGAAGAACCCCCCGGCCACCAAGCAGTACTCCCCGATGGAGGCCTGGCGGACCGGCCGGGTGGCGCTGATGTGGTTCTGTCTCGCCTGTACCTCGGGCGTCAACATCTTCGGCATCGCCTTCCAGGTGGACATCGGTGAGGAGGCGGGTTTCGCGGCGGGCGTCGTGGCCACCGCGATGTCGCTGAAGGCGATCGTCAACGGCACCGGACGCGGGGTCATCGGCTGGCTCTCCGACCTCTACGGCCGCAAGCAGTGCCTGCTCCACGTGTGCGCGATCCTGGGCCTCGCCCAGTTCGGCATCATCTGGTCGGCCGAGATCGGGAACCTGCCGCTGTTCCTGTTCTTCTCCGCCGTCTCCGGCTTCGGCGGCGGGGCCATCTTCCCGATGTTCGCGGCGCTGACGGCGGACTACTTCGGCGAGAACAACAACGCCACCAACTACGGGATGGTGTACAGCTCCAAGCTCGTCTCCGGGCTGGGCGCGGGCATGGGGGCCGTGGTCGTCGGCGCCTGGGGCTACAACGGCGCCTTCACCCTGGCGGGCTGCATCTCGATCTTCGCCGGGATCGTGGCGCTGTTCCTGCGGCCACCGGGACGTGACCGGGACAGGCGCGTCACGCCCAACCCCCGCCCGCTCGGCGAGGGATGA
- a CDS encoding sugar phosphate isomerase/epimerase family protein, producing the protein MTLNPDLSRTEDTTGGGPDEGLRRTLGVDRRRFLSTCTAVAAGAVAAPVFAAAPALAQDRGRDHGHDRGGQVLVPPHKRGIILYTVRDATARDPLASDLPSGFREVFKQLARHGYRQVEFAGYRQHANAPGGDNLETVQGARLLRSWLDEHGLRAQGNHGFIPPSWPLTTADLDTFKKHLEIANILGMDHMGTGGDPTGSSYRADWDVAADKWNALGAIARREGIKLYTHNHDSAYGFLLDGGPLDDQGRPTRSSGIRKLEYFLKVTDPKLVWLEMDIFWAHVAQYKFHTYTAHDGASRKSVFDPAGLVARNNKRYPLFHAKDGVVSTTNGMGYDMVPFGTGVIDYTTFFSRVGQRNYRNPMVEDDNSPSATDPAQSLREAKISYDNMAALRKRRG; encoded by the coding sequence GTGACCCTGAACCCCGACCTCTCCCGCACCGAGGACACCACCGGCGGCGGCCCCGACGAGGGACTGCGCCGCACCCTCGGCGTGGACCGGCGCCGCTTCCTCAGCACCTGCACCGCCGTCGCCGCCGGGGCCGTCGCGGCCCCCGTCTTCGCCGCCGCCCCCGCCCTGGCCCAGGACCGCGGCAGAGACCACGGCCACGACCGCGGCGGACAGGTGCTCGTCCCGCCGCACAAGCGCGGCATCATCCTCTACACCGTCCGTGACGCCACCGCCCGCGACCCGCTCGCCAGCGACCTGCCCTCCGGCTTCCGCGAGGTGTTCAAGCAGCTGGCCCGCCACGGCTACCGCCAGGTGGAGTTCGCCGGCTACCGCCAGCACGCCAACGCGCCGGGCGGCGACAACCTGGAGACCGTGCAGGGAGCCAGGCTGCTGCGCTCCTGGCTCGACGAGCACGGCCTGCGCGCTCAGGGCAACCACGGCTTCATCCCGCCCTCCTGGCCGCTCACCACGGCGGACCTGGACACCTTCAAGAAGCATCTCGAGATCGCCAACATCCTCGGTATGGACCACATGGGCACCGGCGGCGACCCCACCGGCAGCTCCTACCGCGCCGACTGGGACGTGGCCGCCGACAAGTGGAACGCCCTGGGCGCCATCGCCCGCCGCGAGGGCATCAAGCTGTACACCCACAACCACGACAGCGCCTACGGCTTCCTCCTCGACGGAGGCCCGCTGGACGACCAGGGCCGGCCCACCCGCAGCTCCGGGATCCGGAAGCTGGAGTACTTCCTGAAGGTCACCGACCCGAAGCTCGTCTGGCTGGAGATGGACATCTTCTGGGCGCACGTCGCCCAGTACAAGTTCCACACGTACACCGCCCACGACGGCGCCAGCCGGAAGAGCGTCTTCGACCCGGCGGGCCTGGTCGCCCGCAACAACAAGCGCTACCCGCTGTTCCACGCCAAGGACGGCGTGGTCAGCACGACCAACGGCATGGGCTACGACATGGTGCCCTTCGGCACCGGCGTCATCGACTACACGACGTTCTTCTCGAGGGTCGGCCAGCGCAACTACCGCAACCCGATGGTCGAGGACGACAACTCGCCGAGCGCCACCGACCCCGCGCAGTCGCTGCGCGAGGCCAAGATCAGCTACGACAACATGGCGGCCCTGCGCAAGCGGCGCGGCTGA
- the sucC gene encoding ADP-forming succinate--CoA ligase subunit beta → MDLYEHQARELFAEHGIVVPRAEVTGSPKEARDIARRLGGRVVVKAQVKTGGRGKAGGVKLAADPAAAELTARQILGMDIKGHTVGTVMLAQPVDIAEEFYVSYVLDRTAGRFLAIASAEGGMDIEEVAATRPEAVARVPVDPAEGVTPATAARIAEAAGLPARTVDVLVRLWEVLVREDALLVEVNPLVRTRDGRIMALDGKATLDDNARFRQERWGDQDDTHTDPLEAAAAAKGLNYVKLDGEVGIIGNGAGLVMSTLDVVAGCGARPANFLDIGGGASAQVMADGLSVILSDPSVKSVFVNVFGGITACDAVADGIVRALDTVRLTKPLVVRLDGNNAARGRAVLDAHAHPLVEQVTTMDGAAARAARLATTP, encoded by the coding sequence ATGGACCTGTACGAACACCAGGCAAGGGAACTCTTCGCAGAACACGGCATCGTGGTGCCCCGGGCCGAGGTCACCGGCTCGCCCAAGGAGGCCCGCGACATCGCCCGCCGGCTCGGCGGCCGCGTGGTCGTCAAGGCGCAGGTCAAGACCGGCGGACGCGGCAAGGCGGGCGGCGTCAAGCTCGCCGCCGACCCGGCCGCCGCCGAACTCACGGCACGTCAGATCCTCGGCATGGACATCAAGGGACACACCGTCGGCACGGTGATGCTGGCCCAGCCCGTCGACATCGCCGAGGAGTTCTACGTCTCCTACGTCCTCGACCGGACGGCCGGCCGCTTCCTCGCCATCGCCTCCGCCGAGGGCGGCATGGACATCGAGGAGGTCGCCGCCACCCGCCCCGAGGCGGTGGCGCGCGTCCCCGTCGACCCGGCCGAGGGCGTCACCCCGGCGACGGCGGCCCGCATCGCCGAGGCCGCCGGACTGCCGGCGCGGACCGTCGACGTGCTGGTGCGGCTCTGGGAGGTCCTCGTCCGCGAGGACGCCCTGCTCGTCGAGGTCAACCCGCTGGTCCGCACCCGCGACGGGCGGATCATGGCGCTCGACGGCAAGGCCACCCTCGACGACAACGCCCGGTTCCGCCAGGAACGCTGGGGGGACCAGGACGACACCCACACCGACCCGCTGGAGGCCGCCGCGGCCGCCAAGGGCCTCAACTACGTCAAGCTCGACGGCGAGGTCGGCATCATCGGCAACGGCGCCGGACTCGTCATGTCCACCCTCGACGTGGTGGCCGGCTGCGGAGCCCGCCCCGCCAACTTCCTAGACATCGGCGGCGGAGCCTCCGCGCAGGTCATGGCGGACGGACTGTCGGTCATCCTCTCCGACCCGTCCGTGAAATCCGTCTTCGTCAACGTCTTCGGCGGCATCACCGCCTGCGACGCGGTCGCCGACGGCATCGTCCGCGCCCTGGACACCGTACGGCTGACCAAGCCGCTCGTCGTCCGCCTCGACGGCAACAACGCGGCCCGCGGCCGGGCCGTCCTCGACGCGCACGCGCACCCGCTCGTCGAACAGGTCACCACCATGGACGGCGCCGCCGCCCGGGCCGCCCGTCTCGCCACCACACCCTGA
- a CDS encoding acetate--CoA ligase family protein produces the protein MAEDRAPRVRALLDSVRAEGRTALTAPEGKVIADAYGISVPGEELATDVDEAVACAARFGGPVVMKIVSPDILHKTDAGGVVVGVEGAAEVRAAFCRIVGNARAYAPDARIDGVQVQELLPEGQEVIVGAVTDPTFGKVVAFGLGGVLVEVLKDVTFRLAPVEADEALSMLDSIRSAEVLRGVRGRAGVDRWAVAEQIRRVSALVTDFPEIAEVDLNPVIATADGAVAADIRVILSTGTPKERRRYSREEILASMRRLMQPRSVAVIGASNESGKIGNSVMRNLVDGGFAGEIHPVNPRADDILGRKAYKSVTDVPGEVDVAVFAIPARFVASALEEVGRKRIPNAVLIPSGFAETGEHGLQEEIVAIAERHGVRLLGPNIYGYYSTWQDLCATFCTPYDVKGPVALTSQSGGIGMAILGFARTTKTGVSAIVGLGNKSDLDEDDLLTWFGEDPHTECIAMHLEDLKDGRAFVEAARATVPKKPVVVLKAGRTAAGAKAAGSHTGALAGDDAVYDDILRQAGVIRAPGLHDMLEYARALPVLPAPRGDNVVIITGAGGSGVLLSDAVTDNGLSLMEIPPDLDAAFREFIPPFGAAGNPVDITGGEPPSTYEATIRLGLEDPRIHALVLGYWHTIVTPPMVFAELTARVVAEFRERGISKPVVASLAGDVEVEEACQYLFERGVVAYPYTTERPVAVLGAKYRWARAAGVLGGGS, from the coding sequence ATGGCAGAGGACCGGGCGCCGCGGGTGCGTGCGCTGCTGGACTCGGTGCGCGCCGAGGGGCGCACCGCGCTCACCGCGCCCGAGGGCAAGGTGATCGCCGACGCGTACGGGATCTCCGTACCCGGTGAGGAACTGGCGACGGACGTCGACGAGGCCGTGGCGTGCGCGGCGCGGTTCGGCGGGCCGGTGGTGATGAAGATCGTGTCGCCGGACATCCTGCACAAGACCGACGCCGGCGGTGTGGTCGTCGGAGTGGAGGGCGCCGCGGAGGTACGGGCGGCGTTCTGCCGCATCGTCGGGAACGCGCGCGCGTACGCCCCGGACGCCCGGATCGACGGCGTGCAGGTGCAGGAGTTGCTGCCGGAGGGGCAGGAGGTCATCGTCGGCGCGGTCACCGACCCGACGTTCGGGAAGGTCGTGGCGTTCGGGCTCGGCGGGGTGCTCGTCGAGGTGCTCAAGGACGTCACCTTCCGGCTGGCGCCGGTGGAGGCCGACGAGGCGCTGTCGATGCTGGACTCCATCCGGTCGGCGGAGGTCCTGCGCGGCGTGCGGGGCCGGGCGGGCGTGGACCGGTGGGCGGTGGCCGAGCAGATCCGCCGGGTCTCCGCACTCGTCACCGACTTCCCGGAGATCGCCGAGGTGGACCTCAACCCGGTGATCGCCACGGCGGACGGCGCGGTCGCCGCCGACATCCGCGTGATCCTCTCCACCGGCACGCCGAAGGAGCGGCGGCGCTACTCGCGCGAGGAGATCCTCGCCTCGATGCGCCGGCTGATGCAGCCGCGTTCGGTGGCGGTGATCGGCGCGTCCAACGAGTCCGGCAAGATCGGCAACTCGGTGATGCGCAACCTCGTCGACGGCGGTTTCGCCGGGGAGATCCACCCGGTGAACCCGCGGGCCGATGACATCTTGGGCCGCAAGGCGTACAAGAGTGTCACCGACGTTCCCGGTGAGGTGGATGTGGCGGTCTTCGCGATCCCCGCCAGGTTCGTGGCCTCGGCACTCGAAGAGGTGGGACGCAAGAGGATCCCGAACGCCGTGCTGATCCCCTCCGGGTTCGCGGAGACCGGCGAGCACGGGCTCCAGGAGGAGATCGTGGCGATCGCCGAGCGGCACGGCGTGCGGCTGCTCGGGCCCAACATCTACGGCTACTACTCGACCTGGCAGGACCTGTGCGCCACGTTCTGCACGCCGTACGACGTCAAGGGACCGGTCGCGCTGACCAGTCAGTCGGGCGGCATCGGGATGGCCATCCTGGGCTTCGCGCGCACCACGAAGACGGGTGTGTCGGCGATCGTCGGGCTCGGCAACAAGTCGGACCTGGACGAGGACGACCTGCTGACCTGGTTCGGGGAGGACCCGCACACCGAGTGCATCGCGATGCACCTGGAGGACCTCAAGGACGGGCGCGCCTTCGTCGAGGCGGCACGGGCGACCGTGCCCAAAAAGCCGGTCGTGGTGCTGAAGGCCGGGCGTACGGCGGCGGGCGCGAAGGCCGCGGGCTCGCACACCGGGGCGCTGGCGGGCGACGACGCCGTGTACGACGACATCCTGCGGCAGGCGGGCGTCATCCGGGCACCCGGTCTGCACGACATGCTGGAGTACGCGCGCGCGTTGCCCGTGCTGCCCGCTCCGCGGGGCGACAACGTCGTGATCATCACCGGGGCCGGCGGCAGCGGGGTGCTGCTGTCGGACGCGGTGACCGACAACGGGCTGTCGCTGATGGAGATCCCGCCCGATCTGGACGCGGCGTTCCGGGAGTTCATCCCGCCGTTCGGGGCCGCGGGCAACCCCGTGGACATCACCGGCGGGGAGCCGCCGTCGACGTACGAGGCGACGATCCGGCTGGGCCTGGAGGACCCGCGCATCCACGCGCTGGTGCTCGGCTACTGGCACACCATCGTCACTCCTCCCATGGTGTTCGCCGAGCTCACCGCACGGGTGGTGGCGGAGTTCCGGGAACGCGGGATCTCCAAGCCCGTGGTGGCCTCGCTCGCCGGGGACGTGGAGGTCGAGGAGGCGTGCCAGTACCTCTTCGAGCGCGGTGTCGTGGCGTACCCGTACACCACCGAGAGGCCGGTGGCCGTGCTCGGCGCGAAGTACCGCTGGGCGCGCGCGGCCGGGGTGCTGGGGGGCGGTTCATGA